A stretch of Rhododendron vialii isolate Sample 1 chromosome 4a, ASM3025357v1 DNA encodes these proteins:
- the LOC131324412 gene encoding glucan endo-1,3-beta-glucosidase 8-like, translating to MLKLWSWVCLILFCWVLGGEFWVEGLGVNWGSIATHKLPPKVVVQMLKDNGIQKVKLFDAEESVLKALAGSGIEVMVAISNDQLADMTDYDRAKKWVQRNITHYNFDGGVNIKYVAVGNEPFLKAYNSSFLNITFPALQNVQNALNEAGVGDSIKVTVPMNADVYDSPEDNPVPSSGRFRTDITDQITQIVKFLDQHKAPFTVNIYPFLSLYYGEGQFPVNYAFFDGDATPLVDNGVQYANVFDANLDTLVSALNATGVANMTIFVGEVGWPTDGDQYANIEMASRFYNGLLPKLGKNKGTPLRPGYLEVYLFGLTDEDAKSILPGEFERHWGIFRYDGQPKFPMDLSGGSQEIKPLVAAQDVAYMPNKWCSLDPNASDLSKLAESVEYACTNGDCTSLGHGSSCGGLDAKGNASYAFNTYYQMHDQDDSSCDFQGLAKVTTQNISQPNCNFTIQLVAPPSSSAAAAAAMGRPFPLALAVLVVFFASLFP from the exons ATGTTAAAGCTATGGTCGTGGGTATGCTTGATAttgttttgttgggttttgggtGGTGAATTCTGGGTTGAGGGGCTAGGTGTGAACTGGGGTTCGATAGCAACGCACAAATTGCCACCCAAAGTAGTGGTTCAGATGTTGAAAGACAATGGGATTCAGAAAGTGAAGCTGTTTGATGCAGAGGAATCCGTTTTGAAAGCCTTAGCTGGGTCTGGTATTGAGGTCATGGTTGCCATTTCCAATGATCAGCTCGCTGATATGACCGATTACGATCGAGCTAAGAAGTGGGTGCAGAGAAATATCACCCATTACAATTTCGATGGAGGTGTTAACATCAA GTATGTAGCAGTTGGGAATGAACCTTTTCTCAAAGCCTACAACTCCTCATTCTTGAATATCACCTTCCCGGCTCTTCAAAATGTCCAAAACGCCCTCAACGAAGCCGGGGTCGGAGACTCCATAAAAGTCACCGTCCCCATGAATGCCGACGTCTACGACTCCCCAGAGGACAATCCGGTCCCTTCTTCCGGGAGGTTCCGAACGGACATAACTGACCAGATAACTCAGATTGTCAAGTTCCTAGACCAGCACAAGGCGCCCTTCACCGTGAACATTTACCCTTTCCTAAGTCTCTACTACGGCGAAGGCCAGTTCCCTGTCAACTATGCCTTCTTCGATGGGGACGCCACTCCCCTTGTCGACAACGGTGTTCAGTACGCCAATGTCTTCGATGCCAACTTAGACACCTTGGTTTCTGCCTTGAATGCCACTGGAGTTGCCAACATGACCATCTTCGTAGGGGAGGTCGGGTGGCCAACCGATGGTGACCAGTATGCCAATATCGAAATGGCTTCGAGGTTTTACAATGGTCTTTTGCCAAAACTTGGAAAAAACAAAGGCACCCCACTCCGGCCCGGGTACCTTGAAGTTTACTTGTTCGGACTCACGGATGAGGATGCCAAGAGCATCCTTCCGGGGGAATTCGAGCGCCACTGGGGAATATTCAGGTACGACGGCCAGCCTAAATTCCCCATGGACTTATCCGGGGGGAGTCAAGAAATTAAGCCTCTCGTAGCTGCACAGGACGTGGCATACATGCCCAACAAATGGTGCTCGTTGGATCCGAATGCCAGCGATTTGAGCAAGCTTGCTGAGAGCGTCGAGTACGCCTGTACCAACGGGGATTGCACGTCGCTTGGGCATGGATCTTCTTGTGGTGGGTTAGACGCGAAGGGGAACGCTTCGTACGCATTTAATACGTACTATCAGATGCACGATCAAGACGACTCGAGCTGCGACTTCCAAGGTCTGGCCAAGGTGACTACGCAGAACATTTCGCAACCGAATTGCAATTTCACCATTCAATTAGTAGCTCCGccttcttcttctgctgctgctgctgctgcaatGGGGCGTCCCTTTCCTCTGGCTTTGGCAGTTTTGGTGGTATTCTTTGCTTCATTGTTTCCATAG